In one Arachis duranensis cultivar V14167 chromosome 9, aradu.V14167.gnm2.J7QH, whole genome shotgun sequence genomic region, the following are encoded:
- the LOC107466799 gene encoding uncharacterized protein LOC107466799: protein MAWWSGLRELKPLLHLLLPLSIHWVAEEMTVSVLVDVTTSALCPRHTTCSKAIYINGLQQTVVGIFKMVVLPLLGQLSDEHGRKPLLLITMSTTIIPFALLAWNQSEGFVYAYYVLRTISFIISQGSIFCISAAYMADVISESKRAAVFGWITGLFSASHVLGNFLARFLPQSYIFMVSIALLIFCPVYMQFFLIETVKVAPRKNHESGCCMKVVDFLNQRYKSMRKAAEIVMFSPTLRGMAIVTFFYKLGMSGINSVLLYYLKAVFGFNKNQFSELLMMVGIGSIFSQMVVLPILNPLVGEKVILCSALLASIAYAWLYGLAWASWVPYLSASFGVIYILVKPATYAIISKASSSVNQGKAQSFIGGTQSISHLLSPIAMTPLTSWFLSTNAPFDCKGFSIICASICMIISLCFACLLKPDDHSCSSYNTIGFENVII from the exons ATGGCATGGTGGAGTGGGCTAAGGGAGCTAAAGCCTTTGCTTCACTTGCTGCTTCCACTTAGCATCCATTGGGTTGCTGAAGAAATGACCGTTTCTGTTCTTGTTGATGTCACCACTTCTGCTCTCTGTCCTCGTCACACTACTTGCTCCAAAGCCatttacatcaatggccttcaACAAACG GTTGTTGGAATTTTCAAGATGGTGGTTCTTCCACTACTTGGTCAGCTTTCGGATGAACATGGCCGTAAGCCTTTGCTTCTCATTACCATGTCAACTACTATTATTCCTTTTG CTTTACTTGCCTGGAATCAATCTGAGGGATTTGTCTATGCTTACTATGTTCTTCGAACAATTTCATTTATAATCAGTCAAGGGAGCATTTTCTGCATTTCTGCTGCATATATG GCAGATGTTATCAGTGAAAGCAAAAGAGCAGCTGTATTTGGTTGGATTACTGGCCTGTTTTCTGCTTCACATGTTCTTGGGAATTTCCTTGCTCGGTTTCTTCCCCAAAGCTACATTTTCATG GTTTCAATAGCACTTTTGATATTTTGTCCTGTTTATATGCAATTCTTCCTCATTGAGACGGTGAAAGTTGCTCCGAGAAAGAATCATGAGTCAGGATGCTGCATGAAGGTAGTTGATTTTCTCAACCAGAGATACAAATCTATGAGAAAAGCTGCAGAAATAGTCATGTTCAg tcCAACATTGAGGGGCATGGCTATTGTCACCTTCTTTTACAAGTTGGGAATGTCAGGCATAAACAGTGTTTTACTG TACTATTTGAAAGCCGTTTTCGGTTTCAACAAAAATCAGTTCTCAGAACTTCTGATGATGGTTGGAATTGGTTCAATATTTTCTCAG ATGGTGGTGCTTCCCATACTAAATCCACTGGTTGGAGAGAAAGTGATACTTTGCTCTGCATTGCTTGCATCAATAGCATAT GCATGGCTCTATGGATTAGCATGGGCATCTTGG GTACCATACTTGAGTGCCTCTTTTGGTGTCATCTATATCCTTGTAAAACCCGCT ACATATGCTATTATCTCAAAAGCATCAAGCTCAGTCAATCAG GGAAAAGCACAAAGTTTTATTGGTGGAACACAATCTATATCACATTTACTATCACCTATTGCTATGACTCCATTGACTT CATGGTTTCTATCTACAAATGCTCCTTTTGATTGCAAAGGTTTCAGTATTATATGTGCATCAATATGCATG ATAATTTCACTTTGTTTTGCTTGCCTGCTGAAGCCCGATGATCATAGTTGCTCAAGTTATAATACAATTGGCTTTGAAAATGTAATTATATAA
- the LOC107466819 gene encoding organelle RRM domain-containing protein 2, mitochondrial: MMAFFSGAQRFLRQSSFVVASHFTSTRFTSTLTSPKLFISGLSRLTTDEKLTEAFSPFGQLLEAKVITDRASGRSKGYGFVTYATIEDAEKARAGMNAKFIDGWVIFVDPAKPREPRPPQQPQSQPSGAGFTVNKTIGWCG, translated from the exons ATGATGGCGTTCTTCAGTGGAGCTCAACGATTTCTCCGCCAGTCTTCTTTTGTTGTGGCCTCCCACTTCACCTCTACTCGTTTCACTTCGACTCTTACTTCCCCAAAACTCTTCATCAGCG GTCTTTCAAGACTGACAACAGATGAAAAACTTACTGAAGCGTTTTCTCCTTTCGGGCAGCTGCTTGAAG CAAAGGTTATAACCGATAGAGCCTCTGGACGATCAAAGGGATATGGATTTGTAACTTATGCGACCATAGAAGATGCTGAAAAGGCGAGAGCCGGAATGAATGCTAAATTTATTGATGGATGGGTTATATTTGTTGATCCTGCCAAACCAAGAGAGCCCAGACCTCCTCAGCAGCCACAGTCTCAGCCCTCTGGAGCTGGTTTCACGGTTAACAAGACAATTGGATGGTGTGGttga